A window of Pseudomonadota bacterium contains these coding sequences:
- the rpsB gene encoding 30S ribosomal protein S2 has product MATVSMRQMLEAGVHFGHQTRYWNPKMAPFIFGERNKIHILNLEKTLPLYKEATNFISKVVSQRGSVLFVGTKRAAREIMAEQAKRCEMPYVNQRWLGGMLTNFKTIKQSIKRLKDLEAMEQSGAIERFNKKEQLGLRREMQKLESSLGGIKDMPSLPDVLFIVDVGHEDIAVKEAAKLGIPVVGVVDSNNPPDGVDYIIPGNDDSMRAIELYVKGIADSVIEGRLSMTQVGGAADEFIELDEEGNIAGHADTKPRKSAETAEPKKPVTKKKAVIKKKAAPAKKAEESTEEPAQSADES; this is encoded by the coding sequence ATGGCAACTGTGTCTATGCGCCAGATGCTGGAAGCTGGCGTGCATTTCGGTCACCAGACCCGTTACTGGAACCCCAAGATGGCACCTTTCATCTTTGGGGAACGCAATAAAATCCATATTCTGAATCTGGAAAAAACACTCCCGCTGTACAAGGAAGCGACTAACTTTATCAGCAAGGTCGTTTCGCAGCGCGGATCGGTGCTTTTCGTCGGCACCAAACGTGCTGCCCGCGAGATCATGGCCGAGCAGGCCAAGCGTTGCGAGATGCCCTATGTAAATCAACGCTGGCTGGGCGGCATGCTCACCAATTTCAAGACCATCAAACAGTCGATCAAACGGCTCAAAGACCTTGAAGCCATGGAGCAGAGCGGAGCCATCGAACGCTTCAATAAAAAGGAGCAACTGGGGCTGCGCCGCGAGATGCAGAAACTTGAAAGCAGTCTGGGAGGCATCAAAGATATGCCGAGCCTGCCCGATGTGCTCTTCATCGTCGACGTGGGTCACGAAGACATTGCTGTCAAAGAGGCTGCGAAACTGGGTATTCCGGTAGTGGGCGTGGTCGATTCCAACAATCCTCCCGACGGCGTCGACTACATTATCCCTGGCAATGACGATTCGATGCGTGCCATTGAACTGTATGTGAAGGGGATCGCTGATTCGGTGATCGAAGGTCGTTTGAGCATGACCCAAGTGGGCGGAGCCGCGGACGAATTCATCGAACTCGACGAAGAGGGCAATATCGCAGGCCACGCGGACACCAAACCCCGCAAATCGGCCGAAACCGCGGAACCCAAAAAGCCCGTCACCAAGAAAAAGGCGGTGATTAAGAAAAAGGCCGCCCCCGCCAAGAAGGCGGAGGAAAGCACCGAAGAACCTGCCCAATCGGCTGACGAGTCGTAA
- the map gene encoding type I methionyl aminopeptidase, producing MSVTIKTPEEIGKMRAAGRLAAQVLDMIGPYIEPGVTTEALDQICHDYMVDVQRVVPAPLNYHGFPKSICTSVNHQVCHGIPGPRELKKGDIINVDITVIKDGFHGDTSRMFIVGEASILAKRVVRIARECLNLGIEMVRPGVRLGDIGAAIQRHAETQHCSVVREYCGHGIGRAFHEEPQVLHYGQAGTGLVLEPGMTFTIEPMINSGKRHVKVLPDGWTVVTKDRSLSAQWEHTILVTDDGHEILTLSN from the coding sequence ATGAGCGTTACCATTAAAACCCCTGAAGAAATTGGGAAAATGCGTGCCGCAGGGCGGCTCGCCGCTCAGGTTCTTGACATGATTGGTCCGTATATCGAGCCCGGTGTAACCACCGAGGCGCTGGACCAGATCTGCCACGACTATATGGTCGACGTACAGCGGGTTGTTCCGGCACCCCTTAACTATCATGGATTTCCGAAATCGATCTGCACCTCGGTGAATCATCAGGTATGCCACGGGATACCAGGGCCGCGAGAGCTGAAAAAGGGCGACATTATCAATGTCGATATCACGGTCATCAAGGATGGATTCCATGGCGATACCAGCCGTATGTTCATCGTTGGAGAGGCATCGATTCTGGCAAAGCGCGTTGTGCGTATCGCCCGGGAGTGCCTCAATTTGGGCATTGAAATGGTGCGACCGGGCGTCCGGCTGGGAGATATCGGGGCGGCGATCCAGCGCCACGCCGAGACGCAGCACTGCTCGGTAGTAAGGGAGTATTGCGGCCACGGGATCGGTCGCGCCTTTCACGAGGAGCCGCAAGTGCTCCACTACGGACAGGCGGGAACCGGACTGGTGCTGGAGCCGGGAATGACGTTCACAATAGAACCCATGATCAACAGTGGCAAACGCCACGTGAAGGTACTGCCCGACGGCTGGACCGTGGTGACCAAGGACCGCAGCCTCTCAGCACAATGGGAGCATACGATTCTGGTCACCGATGACGGCCACGAAATCCTCACGCTGAGTAACTGA